A window of the Lolium perenne isolate Kyuss_39 chromosome 7, Kyuss_2.0, whole genome shotgun sequence genome harbors these coding sequences:
- the LOC139833875 gene encoding uncharacterized protein, whose protein sequence is MPATTPARKNRGVLEAYGLRSSGQAADGSASLVCGLSLAGWSGRGALPAAAVGRQLEALYSVAVVQFKGSGGTKDNAATSARAPCWKVFDHVDDSGDAVFSGLGNLSSNMTDDADESADKTIRESLDLLNQDFAAYSADSLPRFLDPPAFDRTPAVEKGNMGSPVFDYTPLRQVLESETVEATPVMEETQSQSVAGTQIVTQDYMVEEQLAKEKERQAAKLAQHQEKLTTYYRKYPAKAKSVKGNAVVNDVPPKVRKERVVCRKIKENSPLGKAAAAQPRDPLHQTYAPGATQEDVAADKARNPVRRSPRVAATVQPTVASERVSSPGKSRLGRRKRKIDVDETYVPDSTEDGVAAGKCNAKKSRTELVSDESDFEAPAKGKKVGRKPGPSKPVVLEGDSKKVLKRPTKKTMARKRKADEDLDGEKTRFQQTVRCSLGEVRSAAAMLKQQHRLKVEQAGFGCVFQWVLEGNVSRVLMCYLMKTIDTSTMKLACGSGRVLEVNRDTVHQVFGFPIGGDTPILPAESGHDESLALLKQELGFESNASIEPKDLRQLLSDLVEDPEKEDLAVKVFFAILFSKLICPGSATRVGREAAMLVNMDYDKMAKMDYCQLVVDELKRAATKYQDPDIPQAGLEGCAVIPTVMYLDSIFLPPHSVMHTLTPRANFLHEKPLKAIYKMDIQKNGGPELMKYKFGRIVVSFFKL, encoded by the exons ATGCCCGCCACCACCCCTGCAAGGAAAAACAGGGGCGTTCTTGAGGCATACGGCCTCAGGTCCTCCGGCCAGGCGGCGGATGGTTCCGCGAGCCTTGTGTGCGGTCTCTCCCTGGCTGGTTGGAGCGGGCGGGGGGCTCTGCCAGCGGCGGCGGTTGGTAGGCAGTTGGAGGCGCTCTACTCCGTGGCCGTCGTACAGTTCAAGGGCAGCGGTGGCACCAAGGACAATGCCGCGACCTCCGCGCGGGCACCGTGCT gGAAGGTATTTGATCATGTTGATGATTCTGGTGATGCTGTGTTTTCTGGTTTGGGGAATTTATCTTCTAATATGACAGATGATGCCGATGAGTCAG CTGACAAGACTATAAGAGAATCTCTGGATTTGCTGAACCAGGATTTTGCTGCATATTCTGCTGACAGTTTACCGCGTTTCTTAGATCCCCCAGCATTTGATAGGACTCCTGCTGTTGAGAAGGGTAACATGGGCAGCCCTGTTTTTGATTATACTCCTCTGCGGCAAGTTCTTGAGTCTGAAACAGTTGAAGCTACACCTGTGATGGAAGAAACTCAATCTCAGTCTGTGGCTGGTACTCAAATAGTTACTCAGGATTATATGGTTGAAGAACAGCTTGCGAAGGAAAAGGAGAGACAAGCTGCTAAATTAGCTCAGCACCAGGAGAAATTGACTACATATTACCGGAAATACCCTGCGAAAGCAAAGTCTGTTAAGGGTAATGCTGTTGTCAATGATGTTCCTCCTAAAGTGAGGAAAGAAAGGGTTGTTTGCAGGAAGATAAAAGAGAATTCACCTCTGGGGAAAGCTGCTGCTGCCCAGCCCAGAGATCCTTTGCATCAGACATACGCCCCAGGTGCCACTCAAGAAGATGTTGCTGCTGACAAG GCTAGAAATCCTGTGCGGCGCAGCCCTCGTGTTGCTGCTACTGTCCAGCCCACTGTTGCTTCGGAACGAGTTTCATCTCCTGGGAAATCACGTCTGGGTCGCCGTAAACGTAAGATTGATGTCGATGAGACATATGTCCCAGATTCCACTGAAGATGGTGTTGCTGCTGGCAAG TGCAATGCTAAGAAGAGTCGTACAGAATTGGTTAGCGATGAATCAGACTTTGAAGCTCCTGCCAAG GGGAAGAAAGTTGGTAGGAAGCCAGGTCCTTCTAAACCTGTTGTTTTGGAAGGTGATTCGAAGAAAGTTCTGAAAAGGCCGACAAAGAAAACCATGGCTAGGAAGAGGAAGGCAgatgaagatcttgatggtgagaAGACACGTTTTCAGCAAACTGTTCGCTGTTCTCTCGGTGAAGTTCGTTCGGCTGCAGCAATGTTAAAACAGCAACACAGATTGAAGGTTGAGCAAGCTGGTTTTGGCTGTGTTTTTCAGTGGGTCCTGGAGGGTAACGTATCACGTGTTCTCATGTGTTATTTGATGAAGACTATTGACACTTCTACCATGAAGTTGGCTTGTGGATCTGGCAGAGTTCTAGAGGTTAATAGAGACACTGTTCATCAGGTGTTTGGTTTTCCTATAGGAGGCGATACTCCTATACTGCCTGCAGAATCTGGACATGACGAGTCATTGGCTCTTTTGAAACAAGAGCTTGGGTTCGAAAGCAATGCTAGTATTGAGCCTAAAGATCTGCGTCAATTGTTATCTGATCTTGTTGAAGACCCCGAGAAGGAAGATTTGGCTGTTAAGGTCTTCTTTGCCATTCTTTTTAGCAAGCTCATATGTCCTGGTTCAGCTACCCGTGTCGGTAGGGAAGCTGCAATGCTTGTGAACATGGATTATGATAAGATGGCAAAGATGGATTATTGCCAGCTTGTTGTTGATGAGTTGAAACGAGCTGCTACTAAATATCAAGACCCTGATATCCCTCAGGCTGGGTTAGAAGGGTGTGCTGTTATCCCCACTGTTATGTATCTTGACAGCATCTTTCTACCACCACATTCTGTCATGCATACTCTAACTCCTCGCGCAAACTTTCTGCATGAGAAACCTCTGAAGGCTATTTACAAAATGGACATTCAAAAGAATGGTGGACCAGAGTTGATGAAGTACAAGTTTGGCAGAATTGTGGTTAGTTTTTTCAAACTGTAA
- the LOC139833876 gene encoding uncharacterized protein, whose protein sequence is MQWKGRNQIAYSYRYRVEDLIVNLNEGTHRSEPDAGNANEHPAGGHCEIPISQIANVKTKDNHQSASTSAGMPSAGVIDQIGSLLQKVEYLSRTIPTTADRLKQFQGRLADGNFPSVEALDEQSKRETSLLDSLRGALSLMRTGFLDFGMNQDSLCKQFESRANVSGNNSVESNVQKNISSSVEDVDAGLGQSAAEAEEDARIAEENAPQNSGDGDHAPVNDGFVRPPTPQCPPAFAGDHVEDAVFDKSPPLAEVNEKCVEKDGLPDDSDDNSSVDRYYVKHNFVHPATPVTPPLDDSDGNSGGAGDKVADHYSELDSVGKGNLFPEIVAHSDGDKDAEHHVEDCAVTGKGFSIPEDLVTCQDGNDAKDAAQLPGIGAVVSETCAEAADDVGVLPAAMDCKSVVAHGREEVGVAAARGELPGTEANIERSTGADDDDNNEFQAGDNHGRDASDSIEQSSSFFEESTDDLSASIEESPQDLGKDI, encoded by the exons ATGCAGTGGAAAGGCCGCAACCAAATTGCTTATTCATATCGGTATCGTGTTGAAGATTTAATTGTCAATCTTAATGAGGGCACCCATCGTAGTGAGCCTGATGCTGGTAATGCCAATGAACATCCTGCTGGAGGTCATTGCGAGATTCCAATTTCGCAAATTGCTAATGTCAAGACGAAAGACAATCACCAGTCTGCTTCAACTAGTGCTGGGATGCCTTCTGCTGGTGTTATTGATCAGATTGGATCACTGTTGCAGAAAGTTGAGTATCTCTCTCGTACGATTCCGACTACAGCTGATCGTCTGAAACAATTTCAAGGTCGGCTTGCTGATGGTAATTTCCCCAGTGTTGAAGCACTGGATGAGCAGTCAAAGCGTGAAACATCGCTCCTTGATAGCTTGAGGGGGGCTTTGTCTCTAATGCGCACAGGTTTTCTTGATTTTGGTATGAATCAGGACTCTTTGTGCAAGCAGTTTGAGAGCCGTGCAAATGTATCAGGCAATAATAGTGTTGAAAGTAATGTTCAGAAGAATATTTCTTCTTCTGTTGAAGATGTTGATGCAGGACTTGGTCAGTCAGCTGCTGAAGCTGAG gaagatgcTAGGATTGCTGAGGAAAATGCACCTCAGAATTCAGGAGATGGTGATCATGCACCTGTGAATGATGGGTTTGTTCGTCCGCCAACCCCTCAATGTCCTCCAGCTTTTGCTGGTGATCATGTTGAAGATGCAGTTTTTGATAAATCACCTCCTTTAGCTGag GTAAATGAAAAGTGTGTTGAGAAGGATGGTCTTCCAGATGACAGTGATGACAATTCATCTGTTGATCGTTATTATGTCAAGCATAATTTTGTACATCCGGCAACCCCTGTAACTCCTCCTTTAGATGACAGTGATGGTAATTCTGGTGGTGCCGGTGACAAAGTTGCTGATCATTATTCTGAGTTAGACTCTGTTGGAAAGGGGAATTTATTTCCCGAGATAGTTGCACATTCTGATGGAGACAAAGATGCTGAACACCATGTTGAAGATTGTGCAGTTACTGGAAAAGGTTTCTCAATTCCTGAAGATCTTGTAACATGTCAGGATGGAAATGATGCGAAGGATGCTGCCCAACTACCTGGCATTGGTGCAGTTGTTTCCGAAACATGTGCTGAGGCTGCTGATGATGTTGGTGTATTACCAGCTGCTATGGATTGTAAGTCTGTTGTTGCGCATGGTCGTGAGGAAGTAGGTGTTGCTGCTGCACGGGGAGAACTGCCGGGTACTGAAGCCAATATAGAGCGCAGCACTGGTGCTGATGATGATGACAATAATGAGTTTCAGGCTGGAGATAACCATGGACGCGATGCATCTGATTCGATTGAGCAGTCGAGCTCATTCTTTGAAGAATCAACAGATGACTTGAGCGCTTCTATTGAAGAATCCCCGCAAGACTTAGGCAAGGATATCTGA